From Microbacterium sp. LWH11-1.2, one genomic window encodes:
- a CDS encoding ROK family transcriptional regulator, with the protein MGDFNQSVILEAIRRSGEGLSRIELVEATGLSAQTVTNITRRLLDDGFIREAGRTINGPGKPRVTLRLVAESRFSVGVHLDPAVMTFVLLDLSGAVVRRMAVRTPKKDPRRIVEAMASTIDSLITAAGVDRSRIEGVGVAAPGPLDPAKGTVIDPPKLLGWHRVPLRSVLAEATGFPVTLEKDTTAAAVGELWTRHGSSDDSFVFVYLGTGIGAALARSGDVVRGSTQNLGEIGHIVVDPDGPACLCGSRGCVEVVCTPQAIVEQAEHAGVFPDDREASDVEAVEARFTQLCERAAAGEAPAARVLRQAAGHMAVLTAVLTNLLDVDRVVYGGPFWPRLSEVYLGEIPGRLERLSATRAVRALPVAGTVVGVDVGAVGAGCVVLDSVLTPRTTHLLLED; encoded by the coding sequence ATGGGCGATTTCAATCAGTCCGTGATCCTGGAGGCCATCCGGCGCTCCGGAGAGGGATTGAGTCGGATCGAGCTCGTCGAGGCGACGGGCCTGTCCGCTCAGACCGTCACGAACATCACGCGCCGACTCCTCGATGACGGATTCATCCGCGAAGCCGGGCGCACGATCAACGGCCCGGGAAAGCCGCGGGTGACGCTGCGCCTCGTGGCGGAGAGCCGGTTCTCGGTCGGCGTGCACCTCGATCCCGCCGTCATGACCTTCGTGCTCCTCGATCTGTCCGGAGCCGTCGTGCGCCGGATGGCGGTGCGCACCCCGAAGAAGGATCCGCGTCGGATCGTGGAGGCCATGGCGTCCACGATCGACTCCCTGATCACCGCAGCCGGGGTGGACCGCTCGCGCATCGAGGGGGTGGGGGTCGCCGCCCCCGGTCCGCTGGATCCGGCCAAGGGGACCGTGATCGATCCGCCGAAGCTGCTCGGCTGGCACCGCGTGCCGCTGCGCTCCGTCCTGGCCGAGGCGACGGGATTCCCGGTGACCCTCGAGAAGGACACGACGGCGGCCGCCGTGGGAGAGCTCTGGACCCGTCACGGCTCGTCCGACGACTCGTTCGTCTTCGTCTACCTCGGGACCGGGATCGGCGCCGCGCTCGCCAGGAGCGGCGACGTGGTGCGCGGAAGCACGCAGAACCTCGGCGAGATCGGGCACATCGTCGTCGATCCTGACGGTCCCGCCTGCCTGTGCGGATCGCGCGGCTGTGTCGAGGTCGTCTGCACGCCGCAGGCGATCGTCGAGCAGGCCGAGCATGCCGGTGTGTTCCCTGACGACCGCGAGGCGAGCGACGTCGAGGCCGTCGAGGCGCGCTTCACGCAGCTGTGCGAGCGCGCGGCGGCCGGTGAGGCCCCTGCCGCGCGCGTGCTCCGTCAGGCAGCCGGTCACATGGCGGTGCTGACCGCGGTGCTGACCAACCTGCTCGACGTGGACCGGGTCGTGTACGGCGGTCCGTTCTGGCCGCGCCTGTCCGAGGTGTACCTGGGCGAGATCCCCGGACGGCTCGAGCGGCTGAGCGCCACGCGCGCGGTGCGGGCGCTTCCGGTCGCCGGCACGGTCGTCGGCGTCGACGTCGGCGCCGTGGGGGCCGGCTGCGTGGTCCTCGACTCGGTGCTGACGCCGCGCACGACGCATCTGCTGCTGGAGGACTGA